In the genome of Hymenobacter taeanensis, one region contains:
- a CDS encoding DEAD/DEAH box helicase, whose amino-acid sequence MNYQNATPIQEQAIPKILEGKDLIACAQTGTGKTAAYLLPLLDKISHAKHGNTSTLILVPTRELATQIDEQVTGFGYFVEASSIAIYGGGKSEGWEQQKRALTSGADIIIATPGRLIAHLQMGYVKFDQIKYLVLDEADKMMDMGFSDDILNIVRQLPKERQTLLFSATMPNKIREFSQQILKSPDEIRLAVSKPAAGIDQQFYMAFDRQKIYLLEHIIKTQDVQSMVLFTSQKAAVGGIVRAINKLGYDARGISSDRTQEEREQIMREFKNKQFPILVATDVLSRGIDIDSLSHVVNYDIPRAAEDYVHRIGRTARAATKGTAITFISDQDQDRVVKIEQLIERELEKKNITEELGLGEAPEFDPKRFAGLRGKVGGRPERGGRSGGGNRDRGPRPEGGGRGGRDGNRPARAGAPDPKDPKHQERIAKAQAALAALDAGQAPAVPYQRPPREDHPEGSESRPRREPRAPRPEGEACPPRAPRPPRAEGEATEPRAEGEKSEGQRRRKRGGRGRGPRPEGSTPTPEAAASAPSAE is encoded by the coding sequence ATGAACTACCAGAATGCCACGCCCATTCAGGAGCAGGCCATTCCCAAAATCCTCGAAGGCAAAGACCTCATCGCCTGCGCCCAAACCGGCACCGGCAAAACGGCCGCTTACCTGCTGCCCCTCCTCGACAAGATTTCGCACGCCAAGCACGGCAATACCTCTACCCTCATTCTGGTGCCCACGCGCGAGCTGGCCACCCAGATTGACGAGCAGGTAACGGGCTTCGGCTACTTCGTGGAGGCCAGCAGCATCGCCATTTACGGTGGCGGCAAAAGCGAAGGCTGGGAGCAGCAAAAGCGCGCCCTCACCTCCGGTGCCGATATCATCATTGCCACGCCGGGCCGCCTGATTGCTCACCTGCAAATGGGCTACGTGAAGTTCGATCAGATTAAGTATCTGGTGCTCGACGAAGCTGACAAAATGATGGACATGGGCTTCTCCGACGATATCCTGAATATCGTGCGCCAGCTGCCCAAGGAGCGCCAGACCTTGCTGTTCTCGGCCACCATGCCCAACAAAATCCGGGAGTTCTCGCAGCAGATTTTGAAGAGCCCCGACGAAATTCGGTTGGCCGTTTCCAAGCCCGCTGCCGGCATCGACCAGCAGTTTTACATGGCGTTTGACCGCCAGAAGATCTACCTGCTGGAGCACATCATCAAAACCCAGGATGTGCAGAGCATGGTGCTGTTTACGAGCCAGAAAGCGGCCGTGGGCGGTATTGTGCGCGCCATTAATAAGCTGGGCTACGATGCTCGGGGAATTTCCTCGGACCGCACGCAGGAGGAGCGCGAGCAAATCATGCGCGAGTTCAAGAACAAGCAATTCCCCATTCTGGTGGCAACTGACGTGCTGAGCCGCGGCATTGACATCGACAGCCTCTCGCACGTGGTAAACTACGACATCCCGCGCGCCGCCGAGGATTACGTGCACCGCATTGGCCGTACGGCCCGCGCCGCTACCAAAGGCACCGCCATCACCTTCATCTCCGACCAAGACCAGGACCGGGTGGTGAAGATTGAGCAGCTGATTGAGCGCGAGCTGGAGAAAAAGAATATCACCGAAGAGCTAGGCCTGGGCGAAGCTCCGGAGTTTGACCCCAAGCGCTTTGCTGGCCTGCGCGGCAAAGTAGGCGGTCGGCCGGAGCGTGGCGGTCGTTCAGGTGGCGGTAACCGCGACCGTGGCCCCCGCCCCGAAGGTGGTGGCCGCGGCGGCCGTGATGGCAACCGCCCCGCCCGCGCCGGTGCCCCCGACCCCAAAGACCCCAAGCACCAAGAGCGGATTGCCAAAGCCCAAGCGGCCTTAGCCGCCCTCGATGCCGGCCAGGCCCCAGCCGTACCTTACCAGCGCCCACCCCGCGAAGACCACCCTGAGGGGAGCGAGAGCCGCCCCCGCCGGGAGCCCCGCGCGCCTCGTCCGGAAGGCGAAGCTTGTCCGCCTCGGGCACCTCGCCCACCACGCGCTGAAGGCGAAGCCACAGAGCCACGGGCCGAAGGTGAAAAGAGCGAAGGCCAGCGCCGTCGCAAGCGCGGCGGCCGCGGCCGTGGTCCACGCCCCGAAGGCTCGACCCCAACCCCTGAAGCTGCTGCTTCAGCGCCGAGCGCCGAGTAG
- a CDS encoding NAD(P)/FAD-dependent oxidoreductase, which produces MNKLDVIIVGGSYAGLSAAMLLGRSMRQVLVIDNQRPCNRQTPHSHSYLTRDGETPAAVASIAREQVAQYPTVSFLTDTVISAEPYEEEFQVQTQSGKTFSSRKLLLATGVIDELAPIPGVAECWGISVLHCPFCHGYEVRGQRLGLLANGGNAADLVTLIRNWSERLIIFTNGPADFTPEQLAIIAQHQVPVVETPIAALEHTAGYVTAVHTADKQQHPLEAIFARFPTRLASSLPEQLGCKLTETGHIAVSEFGDTSVPGLYAAGDATTPMRQVAVAVANGAKAGAAIVKELIVQGLYADLQEVEPVNN; this is translated from the coding sequence ATGAATAAGCTTGATGTGATAATAGTAGGGGGGAGCTACGCTGGGCTAAGCGCGGCCATGCTCTTGGGACGCTCGATGCGCCAAGTCCTGGTCATAGATAATCAACGGCCATGCAATCGGCAAACGCCGCACTCGCATAGTTACCTGACACGTGATGGCGAGACTCCAGCGGCTGTTGCCTCTATAGCACGGGAGCAGGTGGCGCAATACCCTACCGTTTCCTTCCTCACGGACACGGTAATCAGTGCCGAACCTTACGAAGAAGAGTTTCAGGTGCAAACTCAGTCTGGCAAGACATTCTCTTCTCGGAAGCTCTTATTGGCTACCGGTGTGATTGATGAATTGGCGCCTATTCCGGGTGTGGCAGAGTGCTGGGGCATCTCGGTGCTGCACTGCCCATTTTGCCACGGCTATGAGGTGCGGGGGCAGCGCCTAGGCCTGTTAGCTAATGGAGGAAATGCGGCTGATCTAGTGACACTAATCCGTAACTGGAGTGAACGGCTCATAATATTCACGAATGGTCCGGCTGATTTCACTCCCGAGCAACTGGCCATCATCGCGCAACATCAGGTGCCGGTAGTCGAAACGCCTATTGCTGCGTTGGAGCATACGGCCGGTTACGTAACCGCAGTGCACACTGCCGATAAACAGCAGCACCCGTTGGAGGCCATCTTTGCCCGTTTTCCTACTCGTTTAGCCAGCAGCTTGCCTGAGCAGCTCGGTTGCAAGCTGACGGAAACCGGTCATATCGCCGTGTCAGAATTTGGCGATACGAGTGTTCCGGGCCTGTATGCTGCGGGAGATGCTACCACGCCCATGCGGCAAGTGGCCGTAGCGGTAGCCAATGGTGCCAAGGCCGGTGCAGCAATAGTTAAAGAACTAATAGTTCAAGGACTATACGCCGACCTCCAGGAAGTGGAGCCGGTTAATAACTGA
- a CDS encoding 1,4-dihydroxy-2-naphthoate polyprenyltransferase, whose amino-acid sequence MASSAATPAAPISPAKAWLSAFRPRTLPLALASIMAGGFLAASNGQFRGAVVGLAALTTILLQILSNLANDYGDSQNGADSVHREGPQRAVQSGAISPQQMKKGMGVFGLLSLVSGLALLWVALGTAGAWIFVAFFVLGLSAIWAAVNYTAGSKPYGYAGLGDLSVFIFFGIVGVCGTYFLQAYSQVPNWTEALPLPVLLPAAALGCFATAVLNVNNIRDIRSDELAGKITIPVRLGPVRARRYHWLLLLLGFGCAVVYVALTFHSPWQWLFVLAAPLLFRNALSVWQRQDSMQLDPLLKQMALTTLVFTLLFGLGQVL is encoded by the coding sequence ATGGCTTCTTCCGCTGCCACCCCCGCTGCCCCTATTAGTCCTGCCAAAGCCTGGCTTTCAGCTTTCCGACCCCGCACGCTGCCGCTGGCCCTGGCCAGCATTATGGCCGGTGGCTTTCTGGCCGCCAGCAACGGGCAGTTTCGGGGGGCGGTGGTAGGGCTAGCGGCCCTTACTACCATTCTGCTGCAGATTCTGAGTAACCTCGCCAACGACTACGGCGACTCCCAGAACGGCGCCGACAGTGTGCACCGCGAAGGGCCCCAGCGTGCCGTGCAGAGCGGTGCCATCTCGCCCCAGCAGATGAAGAAAGGCATGGGCGTATTTGGGTTGTTGTCGCTCGTGAGTGGCCTAGCGTTGCTCTGGGTAGCGCTGGGCACCGCCGGCGCCTGGATTTTTGTGGCGTTCTTCGTGCTAGGCCTGTCGGCCATTTGGGCGGCGGTAAACTACACCGCTGGCTCCAAGCCCTACGGCTACGCCGGCCTCGGCGACTTGTCGGTGTTTATCTTCTTCGGGATAGTGGGCGTGTGCGGTACTTACTTCCTACAGGCCTACAGCCAAGTGCCCAACTGGACGGAAGCCCTGCCGTTGCCAGTATTGCTGCCCGCCGCCGCGCTGGGCTGCTTTGCCACGGCCGTACTCAACGTGAACAACATCCGCGACATCCGCTCCGATGAGCTGGCGGGCAAAATCACGATTCCGGTGCGCTTAGGGCCCGTGCGTGCCCGCCGCTACCACTGGCTGCTGCTGCTGCTGGGTTTCGGTTGCGCCGTGGTGTATGTGGCCCTCACGTTTCACTCGCCCTGGCAGTGGCTGTTTGTGCTGGCGGCCCCGCTGCTATTCCGCAACGCCCTCTCCGTGTGGCAGCGCCAGGATTCAATGCAGCTGGACCCGCTACTGAAGCAAATGGCTCTAACCACGCTGGTGTTTACGCTGCTATTCGGGCTAGGCCAGGTGCTATGA
- a CDS encoding HAD family hydrolase, which produces MIRTVIFDMDGVIVDTEPVHRYAYFRHFDELRIQVPDEEYTTFTGRSTKNVYQYLKDKYGLAPSVEDLVMSKREFFNRAFDEKPDLDLLDGVRALLEDLHQHEVQLILASSASKATIDRVMRRFGIGPYFTDLISGEDFPRSKPDPAIFEFAASRSKAPKTECVVIEDSANGVTAAKAAGLYCIGYDSEHSPMQDLSHADLVIRHFSELSAERIMAFGPAFR; this is translated from the coding sequence ATGATTCGCACCGTTATTTTTGATATGGATGGCGTCATCGTTGACACCGAGCCCGTGCACCGTTACGCCTATTTCCGGCACTTCGATGAACTCAGGATTCAGGTGCCAGATGAGGAGTACACCACATTCACGGGCCGCTCCACCAAAAACGTGTACCAGTATCTGAAAGACAAGTATGGCCTAGCACCTTCGGTGGAGGACCTGGTGATGAGCAAGCGGGAGTTTTTCAACCGCGCCTTCGACGAAAAGCCCGATCTGGATTTGCTTGATGGCGTGCGAGCCTTACTTGAAGACCTGCATCAGCATGAGGTACAACTCATCCTGGCGTCGTCGGCCTCTAAGGCTACCATTGACCGGGTGATGCGGCGGTTTGGCATTGGTCCCTATTTTACGGACCTCATCAGCGGCGAGGATTTCCCGCGTTCCAAGCCCGATCCGGCCATTTTCGAGTTTGCCGCGTCCCGCTCGAAAGCACCTAAAACGGAATGCGTAGTCATCGAAGACTCGGCCAACGGCGTTACGGCAGCCAAAGCAGCCGGCCTCTATTGCATTGGCTACGACAGTGAACATTCGCCCATGCAGGACCTGAGCCACGCCGATCTGGTGATACGCCACTTTTCAGAACTCTCCGCCGAACGAATCATGGCCTTCGGCCCCGCTTTCCGGTAG
- a CDS encoding glutathione peroxidase — protein sequence MKAFVLIGALLASGLSFYHQNSAPAMTETTAPATGTVYDFTVKSIDGKDVKLSQYKGKKLLIVNTASECGYTPQYKELEELYKKHGDRVTVLGFPANNFGEQEPGTEAQIATFCEKNYGVTFPLFSKVSVKGDDTVPLYKFLSDKSKNGAVSDAPTWNFCKYLVDEQGHVVAFYPSKVKPMSDELVQAILK from the coding sequence ATGAAAGCCTTTGTGCTCATAGGTGCGCTGCTGGCCAGCGGCTTATCGTTCTACCACCAAAACTCTGCCCCTGCCATGACTGAAACCACTGCTCCCGCCACCGGTACCGTCTACGACTTTACCGTGAAATCTATTGATGGCAAAGATGTGAAGCTGAGCCAATACAAGGGCAAAAAGCTGCTCATCGTGAATACGGCCTCGGAATGCGGCTATACCCCGCAGTATAAGGAGCTGGAGGAGCTGTACAAAAAGCATGGGGATAGGGTAACGGTGCTGGGCTTCCCGGCCAATAACTTTGGCGAGCAAGAGCCCGGCACGGAAGCGCAGATTGCCACTTTCTGCGAGAAGAACTACGGCGTGACTTTCCCGCTGTTCAGCAAAGTATCGGTGAAAGGCGACGACACAGTCCCGCTCTACAAGTTCCTGTCTGACAAGTCGAAGAACGGAGCAGTCAGTGACGCGCCGACCTGGAATTTCTGCAAGTACTTAGTGGATGAGCAAGGCCATGTGGTAGCTTTCTACCCCTCCAAGGTTAAGCCCATGAGCGACGAGCTGGTGCAGGCCATTCTGAAATAG
- a CDS encoding TIGR00730 family Rossman fold protein, protein MKSVAVYCGSSAGNNEVYAQQAQEMGRVLAERGMTLVYGGGRVGLMGAVADSVLAHGGKVIGVIPDFLVAKEVEHRGVTELHIVKSMHERKLLMADLAEGFVAMPGGFGTLEELFEVLTWGQLGLHKKPIGVLGVAGFYDHLLRALDHMVDEGLLRRENRQQLLSNPDPTGLIEEMLAYQPIALEKWLTPRTT, encoded by the coding sequence ATGAAAAGCGTAGCAGTGTATTGCGGTTCCAGTGCCGGAAACAATGAAGTGTATGCCCAACAAGCCCAGGAAATGGGGCGGGTGCTAGCCGAACGGGGCATGACGCTGGTGTACGGCGGGGGCCGTGTGGGCCTCATGGGTGCCGTAGCCGACAGCGTGCTAGCCCACGGTGGTAAGGTCATCGGGGTAATTCCTGACTTTCTGGTGGCTAAGGAAGTAGAACATCGGGGCGTGACGGAGCTGCACATTGTAAAAAGCATGCATGAGCGCAAGCTGCTCATGGCCGACCTGGCCGAAGGCTTTGTGGCCATGCCCGGCGGTTTCGGTACGCTAGAAGAGCTGTTTGAGGTACTGACCTGGGGCCAGCTAGGCCTGCACAAAAAGCCTATTGGCGTACTCGGCGTGGCTGGCTTCTACGACCACCTGCTCCGTGCCCTCGATCATATGGTTGATGAAGGCCTGTTACGCCGCGAAAACCGCCAGCAGCTCCTGAGCAACCCAGACCCCACCGGCCTGATTGAGGAAATGCTGGCCTACCAGCCTATAGCGCTTGAAAAGTGGCTGACGCCTCGCACCACGTAG
- the argS gene encoding arginine--tRNA ligase yields the protein MQQLQQTLKAALGAAIKHVFDVEVASPQLALQPTRKEFAGQFTLVTFSFTKAIGKGPEQIGQGIGDWLVANEPLVSGYNVVKGFLNLEIADAAWLEVFEQLRQQPAGTPVETGGPQNVVVEYSSPNTNKPLHLGHLRNNFLGYSVAEILKATGATVTKANLVNDRGIHICKSMLAYQQYGHGETPQSAGIKGDHLAGKYYVLFEKHYREQVKQLEAEGVLPDVAKRQAPMMLEAQDMLRAWEAGDEDVVGLWKQMNGWVYEGFDETYKNIGVDFDKYYYESGTYLLGKERVEEGLQKGVFFKKEDGSVWVDLKEEGLDEKLLLRADGTSVYITQDLGTAELKFQDFHYDLSVYVIADEQNYHMQVLKAVLKKLGKPYADAIYHLSYGMVDLPSGKMKSREGTVVDADELVREVVEAAKAATLKKGKTEGLSEQEAEQLYHMLGLGALKYYLLKVDPKKRMLFNPEESVSLEGHTGPFIQYSHARISSILRKAAEQGVAAGASLTGLGEIHATEREMIQELGRYAAVVAEAATTQSPAVVAQYAYDIARAYNRFYTEVPIIIEPDAAKKAFRVALSAQTAQTIKASMGLLGIQVPERM from the coding sequence GTGCAACAACTCCAACAAACCCTCAAAGCGGCCCTCGGTGCCGCCATCAAACATGTATTCGACGTGGAAGTGGCTTCGCCCCAGCTGGCGCTCCAGCCCACGCGCAAAGAATTTGCGGGCCAGTTTACGCTCGTAACATTCTCCTTCACGAAAGCCATCGGTAAAGGGCCCGAGCAAATCGGGCAGGGCATTGGCGACTGGCTGGTGGCCAACGAGCCGCTGGTGTCGGGCTACAACGTGGTGAAGGGCTTCCTGAACCTGGAAATTGCCGACGCGGCCTGGCTGGAAGTATTCGAGCAGCTGCGTCAGCAGCCCGCTGGCACGCCCGTAGAAACGGGTGGCCCCCAGAATGTGGTGGTGGAGTATTCTTCACCCAACACCAACAAGCCCCTGCACCTAGGCCACCTGCGCAACAACTTCCTTGGCTACTCGGTGGCCGAGATTTTGAAAGCTACCGGCGCCACCGTTACCAAGGCCAACCTCGTCAATGACCGGGGCATCCACATCTGTAAGTCGATGCTGGCCTACCAGCAGTACGGCCACGGCGAAACTCCGCAGAGCGCCGGCATCAAGGGCGACCACCTAGCCGGCAAGTACTACGTGCTGTTTGAGAAGCACTACCGCGAGCAGGTAAAACAGCTGGAAGCCGAAGGCGTACTGCCCGACGTAGCCAAGCGCCAGGCCCCCATGATGCTGGAAGCCCAAGACATGCTGCGCGCCTGGGAAGCCGGCGACGAAGACGTAGTAGGCCTCTGGAAGCAGATGAACGGCTGGGTGTACGAGGGCTTCGATGAAACCTATAAGAACATCGGCGTCGATTTCGACAAGTACTACTATGAGTCGGGTACGTATTTGCTGGGCAAGGAGCGGGTAGAGGAAGGCCTGCAGAAGGGCGTGTTCTTCAAGAAAGAAGACGGCTCGGTGTGGGTTGACCTGAAGGAGGAAGGCCTCGATGAGAAGCTGCTGCTCCGCGCCGATGGCACCTCGGTGTACATCACCCAAGACCTGGGCACGGCTGAGCTAAAGTTTCAAGACTTCCACTACGACCTCTCGGTGTACGTAATTGCCGACGAGCAGAACTACCACATGCAGGTGCTGAAGGCGGTGCTTAAAAAGCTGGGCAAACCCTATGCCGACGCCATTTATCACCTCAGCTACGGCATGGTAGACCTGCCTTCGGGCAAGATGAAGTCGCGGGAAGGCACCGTAGTAGACGCCGACGAGCTGGTGCGCGAAGTGGTGGAAGCTGCCAAAGCTGCCACCCTAAAGAAAGGCAAAACGGAAGGCCTCTCGGAGCAGGAAGCCGAACAGCTCTACCACATGCTAGGCCTAGGCGCGCTGAAATACTACCTGCTGAAAGTTGACCCCAAGAAGCGCATGCTCTTCAACCCCGAAGAGTCGGTGAGCCTGGAAGGCCACACGGGTCCCTTCATCCAGTACTCGCACGCCCGTATCTCCAGCATCCTGCGCAAGGCCGCCGAGCAGGGCGTTGCCGCTGGTGCCAGCCTGACTGGCTTAGGTGAGATTCATGCCACTGAGCGGGAGATGATTCAGGAGCTGGGCCGTTACGCCGCTGTGGTAGCCGAGGCTGCCACTACGCAGTCGCCGGCCGTGGTAGCGCAGTACGCCTACGACATTGCCCGGGCTTACAACCGCTTCTACACCGAGGTGCCCATCATTATTGAGCCTGATGCAGCCAAGAAGGCATTCCGGGTGGCGCTATCGGCCCAAACAGCGCAGACTATTAAGGCCAGCATGGGCCTGCTCGGCATTCAGGTGCCTGAGCGCATGTAA
- a CDS encoding TerC family protein encodes MNIHLQEILDNPLAALAIVGNLVIIESLLSVDNAAVLATMVSDLPKEQRHKALRYGIIGAYVFRGLCILFASFLIQFWFLKPLGGFYLLYLAYDHFANKQKSSDEDALDKQQSWLYRSTLGLLGPFWATVALIELMDLAFSIDNVFAVVAFTDNLILICAGVFIGILAMRLVAQGFVLLMAKYPFLETAAFIVIGLLGIKLLLSLFEHYLPNHPFTEFLSSEAADVGLTVLTVAVFAVPLLTSWLFGFPYHQRSR; translated from the coding sequence ATGAACATTCATCTTCAGGAAATTCTCGACAACCCGCTGGCTGCCTTAGCCATTGTGGGCAACCTAGTTATAATTGAAAGCCTGCTCTCCGTGGATAACGCGGCCGTGCTGGCTACTATGGTTTCTGACCTGCCCAAGGAGCAGCGCCACAAGGCCCTGCGCTACGGCATCATTGGCGCCTACGTGTTTCGGGGGCTGTGTATTCTGTTTGCCTCCTTCCTAATTCAGTTCTGGTTTTTAAAGCCTCTGGGCGGGTTCTATCTGCTCTATCTGGCCTACGACCATTTCGCTAACAAGCAGAAAAGCTCTGATGAAGACGCTCTTGATAAACAGCAAAGCTGGCTTTATCGCAGCACCTTAGGCCTGTTGGGCCCCTTCTGGGCCACGGTGGCCCTCATTGAGCTCATGGACCTCGCTTTCTCCATCGACAACGTGTTTGCCGTGGTGGCCTTCACCGATAACCTGATTTTGATTTGCGCCGGCGTATTCATCGGTATTCTGGCCATGCGGTTAGTAGCGCAAGGGTTTGTGCTGCTCATGGCCAAGTACCCGTTCCTGGAAACTGCCGCTTTTATAGTAATTGGCCTGCTGGGCATCAAGCTGCTGCTCTCCTTATTTGAGCACTACCTGCCCAATCATCCCTTCACCGAATTTCTGAGCAGTGAGGCCGCTGACGTAGGCCTGACGGTGCTAACGGTAGCCGTTTTTGCCGTGCCTCTGCTTACTTCCTGGCTGTTTGGATTTCCTTATCACCAGCGGAGCCGCTAG
- a CDS encoding arginase encodes MRRIKLVEVRSELGAGTRGASLGVDALKVACLNKGSDYFRRFNSVHVPDLNHVLFEKNHFPKAKHIDSIYTVQKGIASAVEQTLRFGEFPLVLAGDHSNASATIAGIKATYPQKTLGVVWVDAHADIHSPYTTPSGNMHGMPIAISLGDDNLQCQRNYVEPETEFFWRKLKNLGEPGPKVTGEHLVYVVVRDTEHEEDEIIERLGIKNYKLDEVKAKGTRQVAREIYERLRFCDMVYISFDVDSLDSRFSKGTGTPVVDGLNVEEAISLCRALLDNDRVVCFEMVEINPTLDQENTMATNAFDILEAATDAIQNRLRMEEVVSR; translated from the coding sequence ATGCGACGCATTAAGCTAGTGGAAGTCCGCTCCGAACTGGGGGCCGGAACCCGTGGTGCCAGTTTGGGCGTAGATGCCCTCAAAGTGGCTTGCCTCAACAAAGGGTCTGATTACTTCCGACGGTTCAACTCAGTGCATGTGCCTGATTTGAACCACGTGCTCTTCGAGAAAAACCATTTTCCGAAGGCCAAGCACATTGATTCTATTTACACGGTGCAGAAAGGCATTGCCAGCGCCGTAGAGCAAACATTACGCTTCGGGGAGTTTCCCCTGGTACTGGCCGGCGACCATAGCAACGCCTCCGCAACTATTGCGGGCATTAAGGCCACGTACCCACAAAAAACGCTGGGCGTGGTGTGGGTAGATGCCCACGCCGATATCCACTCGCCGTATACCACGCCCTCAGGCAACATGCACGGCATGCCCATTGCCATATCGCTGGGCGATGATAACCTGCAGTGCCAGCGCAATTACGTGGAGCCCGAAACTGAGTTCTTCTGGCGCAAGCTGAAAAACCTGGGCGAGCCCGGCCCCAAAGTTACCGGTGAGCATCTGGTGTATGTGGTGGTGCGCGACACGGAGCACGAGGAGGACGAAATTATTGAGCGCCTGGGCATCAAGAACTACAAGCTTGATGAAGTAAAGGCGAAAGGCACCCGCCAAGTGGCCCGCGAAATCTATGAGCGGCTACGCTTCTGCGACATGGTGTACATCTCCTTCGATGTAGATTCCCTGGACTCGCGCTTCAGCAAAGGCACCGGCACGCCCGTAGTTGATGGGCTGAACGTGGAGGAAGCCATCAGCCTATGCCGCGCCCTCTTGGATAATGACCGCGTAGTGTGCTTCGAGATGGTGGAAATTAACCCCACGCTCGACCAGGAAAACACTATGGCCACCAACGCCTTCGACATTCTGGAAGCCGCCACCGACGCCATCCAAAACCGGCTGCGGATGGAGGAAGTGGTAAGCCGCTAA